Proteins from a single region of Streptomyces spectabilis:
- a CDS encoding DUF3830 family protein, which translates to MADRYIEVALAKRGVRATALLLADKAPVTCAAVWDALPLSGDVYHAKYARNEIYALFPPFAPEEPPLENPTITPIPGDLCYFTFTGTELGTSSHGYDRPQSGTIVDLALFYERNNLLINGDVGWVPGIVWGQVVDGLDALAEACNDLWRTGAQGETLSFRRQP; encoded by the coding sequence ATGGCAGACCGCTACATCGAAGTCGCCCTCGCCAAGCGCGGTGTCCGGGCCACGGCGCTGCTCCTCGCCGACAAGGCCCCGGTGACCTGCGCGGCCGTGTGGGACGCGCTGCCGCTGAGCGGCGACGTGTACCACGCGAAGTACGCCCGCAACGAGATCTACGCCCTCTTCCCGCCCTTCGCCCCCGAAGAACCCCCGCTGGAGAACCCCACCATCACGCCCATCCCGGGCGACCTGTGCTATTTCACGTTCACCGGCACCGAGTTGGGCACGTCGTCGCACGGCTACGACCGGCCCCAGAGCGGCACGATCGTCGACCTCGCCCTCTTCTACGAGCGCAACAACCTGCTGATCAACGGCGATGTCGGCTGGGTCCCCGGCATCGTCTGGGGCCAGGTCGTGGACGGCCTGGACGCACTGGCCGAGGCCTGCAACGACCTGTGGCGCACCGGAGCCCAGGGGGAGACCCTGAGCTTCCGGCGGCAACCCTGA
- a CDS encoding IclR family transcriptional regulator, with protein MTLQHQPTTAHRSVQHALRVLELVARRGTGVTDDELARHTALPPARLAPLLRMLLREGYVEQLADGAYVTGAALTRLGSAAERGHALREKLQSTLVGLRDSIGAAVYVSRYVDGEIRVLTVADGPGTPKVNEWVDFRVAGHACAVGKSLLGQLDVAARRDHLARHKMPRLTSRTITNERVLLTKLAAQAPTVPVLDIQEYAVGTVCAAVPVTAGSAVGCLALSLPVERAHRLREAAETLNRKAAPVLLSLAI; from the coding sequence GTGACGCTCCAGCACCAGCCGACGACGGCGCACCGGTCGGTGCAGCACGCCCTGCGCGTGCTGGAACTCGTCGCGCGCCGCGGCACCGGCGTCACCGACGACGAGCTGGCCCGGCACACGGCACTGCCGCCGGCCCGGCTCGCCCCGCTCCTGCGCATGCTGCTCCGCGAGGGGTACGTGGAACAGCTCGCGGACGGGGCGTATGTGACGGGCGCCGCGCTCACCCGGCTCGGCTCCGCCGCCGAGCGCGGCCACGCCCTGCGCGAGAAGCTCCAGAGCACCCTGGTCGGCCTGCGCGACTCGATCGGCGCCGCGGTCTATGTGAGCCGGTACGTGGACGGCGAGATCCGGGTCCTGACCGTCGCGGACGGGCCGGGCACGCCGAAGGTCAACGAGTGGGTGGACTTCCGCGTCGCGGGCCACGCCTGCGCGGTCGGCAAGAGCCTGCTCGGCCAGCTGGACGTGGCCGCGCGCCGGGACCACCTCGCGCGCCACAAGATGCCCCGGCTCACCTCGCGGACGATCACGAACGAGCGGGTGCTGCTCACCAAGCTCGCCGCCCAGGCCCCCACGGTCCCCGTCCTCGACATCCAGGAGTACGCGGTGGGCACGGTCTGCGCCGCCGTCCCCGTCACGGCGGGCTCCGCGGTCGGCTGCCTCGCCCTGTCCCTGCCGGTCGAGCGCGCGCACCGGCTGCGCGAGGCCGCGGAGACCCTGAACCGCAAGGCGGCGCCGGTGCTGCTCTCGCTGGCGATCTGA
- the ehuD gene encoding ectoine/hydroxyectoine ABC transporter permease subunit EhuD — protein MNHGTDKWDWGAVADFMPHFWDGVLVTLQVLALGSLISFSVGLLWALAFRAPTRFIRWPVGLITEFIRNTPLLVQLFFLFFVLPEWNIQFSAETTGTIAIGLHYSTYTAQVYRAGIEAVPVGQWEAAKALSLSYPRTWTAVILPQAIRRVVPALGNYVIAMLKDTPLLASIGVLELLQRSRLEAAQTFQYTEALTVVGVAFILIAYPSSLLLRALERRLVR, from the coding sequence ATGAACCACGGTACGGACAAATGGGACTGGGGCGCGGTCGCCGACTTCATGCCGCACTTCTGGGACGGAGTGCTCGTCACCCTCCAGGTGCTCGCGCTCGGCTCGCTGATCTCCTTCTCGGTGGGGCTCCTGTGGGCGCTCGCCTTCCGCGCGCCGACGCGGTTCATCCGCTGGCCGGTCGGCCTGATCACCGAGTTCATCCGCAACACGCCGCTGCTCGTGCAGCTGTTCTTCCTGTTCTTCGTGCTGCCGGAGTGGAACATCCAGTTCTCCGCCGAGACCACCGGCACGATCGCGATCGGCCTGCACTACTCGACGTACACCGCGCAGGTCTACCGCGCGGGCATCGAGGCCGTGCCCGTCGGCCAGTGGGAGGCGGCCAAGGCGCTGAGCCTGTCGTACCCGCGCACCTGGACCGCGGTGATCCTGCCGCAGGCGATCCGCCGCGTGGTCCCCGCGCTCGGCAACTACGTCATCGCGATGCTCAAGGACACCCCGCTGCTCGCCAGCATCGGCGTCCTGGAGCTGCTCCAGCGCTCGCGGCTCGAAGCGGCGCAGACCTTCCAGTACACGGAGGCCCTGACCGTCGTCGGCGTCGCCTTCATCCTCATCGCCTATCCGTCCTCCCTCCTCCTGCGAGCCCTGGAGCGCCGTCTTGTCCGCTGA
- the ehuC gene encoding ectoine/hydroxyectoine ABC transporter permease subunit EhuC has product MTAGLWEHWVLPGIWITIQLTLYSAALATVVAFAVGMARTHRLRVVRFFAAFYTEVFRGMSALILMFWIFFVLPQLAGWALVPMWAAVLALGLSYGAYGAEIVRGALNAVAPAQREAGVALSFTPWQRMRLVLLPQAVPEMIPSFCNLLVELLKGTALVSLLGIGDVSFAAYLVRLATTESAQIYSITLVIYFVLAFLLTRGMKVLERKAKAGIGQFPEPGQGLGPWLRFRRPSAKSGELSSTGVTDVAGVSGITGVSGITGATGGGGAR; this is encoded by the coding sequence ATGACAGCGGGCCTCTGGGAACACTGGGTCCTTCCCGGCATCTGGATCACCATCCAGCTCACGCTCTACAGCGCGGCGCTCGCGACGGTCGTGGCCTTCGCCGTCGGCATGGCGCGCACGCACCGGCTGCGCGTGGTGCGGTTCTTCGCCGCCTTCTACACCGAGGTCTTCCGGGGCATGTCCGCCCTGATCCTGATGTTCTGGATCTTCTTCGTCCTGCCCCAGCTCGCGGGCTGGGCGCTGGTGCCGATGTGGGCGGCCGTGCTCGCCCTCGGGCTCTCCTACGGCGCGTACGGCGCCGAGATCGTGCGCGGCGCCCTGAACGCGGTGGCTCCGGCGCAGCGCGAGGCGGGGGTCGCGCTGAGCTTCACGCCGTGGCAGCGGATGCGGCTCGTCCTGCTGCCGCAGGCGGTCCCGGAGATGATCCCGTCGTTCTGCAACCTGCTCGTCGAGCTGCTCAAGGGCACCGCCCTGGTGTCGCTGCTCGGCATCGGCGACGTGTCCTTCGCCGCGTACCTGGTGCGGCTCGCGACCACCGAGAGCGCGCAGATCTACTCGATCACGCTGGTCATCTACTTCGTGCTCGCGTTCCTGCTGACGCGCGGGATGAAGGTCCTGGAGCGGAAGGCCAAGGCCGGGATCGGGCAGTTCCCGGAGCCGGGCCAGGGCCTCGGGCCCTGGCTGAGGTTCCGCCGGCCGAGCGCCAAGTCCGGTGAGCTGAGCTCCACGGGCGTCACGGACGTCGCGGGCGTCTCGGGCATCACGGGCGTCTCGGGCATCACGGGTGCGACCGGCGGAGGTGGCGCGCGATGA
- the ehuA gene encoding ectoine/hydroxyectoine ABC transporter ATP-binding protein EhuA: MSADTPLSKDRANPAVDGSELIRFDKVVKRFGSNTVLDELDFSVASGKHVTLIGPSGSGKTTILRLLMTLIKPDEGTIKVGDAYLTHEEKNGRLVPAGEKHVREVRKNIGMVFQQFNLFPNMKVLRNITEAPVTVLGLSKDEAEQRARDLLDLVGLGDKCDAYPTQLSGGQQQRVAIARALAMRPQVLLLDEVTSALDPELVAGVLDVLRDIAHTTDITMLCVTHEMNFARDISDQVLMFDAGRVIESGPPEKIFSDPGHERTREFLSAVL, from the coding sequence TTGTCCGCTGACACCCCCCTCTCCAAAGACCGGGCGAACCCGGCCGTCGACGGCAGCGAGCTGATCCGCTTCGACAAGGTCGTCAAGCGCTTCGGCTCGAACACGGTCCTGGACGAGCTGGACTTCTCCGTGGCCTCCGGCAAGCACGTCACGCTGATCGGCCCGTCCGGCTCCGGCAAGACGACGATCCTGCGGCTGCTCATGACGCTGATCAAGCCGGACGAGGGCACGATCAAGGTCGGCGACGCGTACCTCACGCACGAGGAGAAGAACGGCAGGCTCGTCCCCGCGGGCGAGAAGCACGTGCGCGAGGTCCGCAAGAACATCGGGATGGTCTTCCAGCAGTTCAACCTGTTCCCGAACATGAAGGTGCTCCGCAACATCACGGAGGCGCCCGTCACCGTCCTCGGCCTCTCCAAGGACGAGGCCGAGCAGCGCGCCCGCGACCTGCTCGACCTGGTCGGCCTCGGCGACAAGTGCGACGCCTATCCGACGCAGCTGTCCGGCGGCCAGCAGCAGCGGGTCGCCATCGCCCGCGCGCTCGCCATGCGTCCGCAGGTGCTGCTCCTGGACGAGGTGACGTCGGCGCTCGACCCGGAGCTGGTCGCCGGGGTCCTCGACGTCCTCCGGGACATCGCGCACACCACGGACATCACCATGCTCTGCGTGACCCACGAGATGAACTTCGCCCGGGACATCTCCGACCAGGTCCTGATGTTCGACGCGGGCCGGGTGATCGAGTCGGGGCCGCCGGAGAAGATCTTCTCCGACCCCGGGCACGAGCGGACCCGCGAATTCCTGTCGGCGGTGCTCTGA
- the ehuB gene encoding ectoine/hydroxyectoine ABC transporter substrate-binding protein EhuB gives MAPPLSNPIKTASGRTDGGRPGRAPGPPRRAVLASAAAIGAVGALGAAGCSRVPTGDTLARLKSQGTVRLGIAGEAPYGYINDKGDFTGEAVELAKIIFKRLGVGDVQPVATDFSSLIPGLKTQQFDVVSAGMYINKERCQQVIFSDPEYQMLDSFIVRKGNPMGLHSYADVVKKKAKFGTGTGYAEIAYAVDAGYKESDIVILQDPVAGLNAVEAGRIDVFGGTALTTRGVVKKSRKAEATDPFAPIVDGKKHVDGGGFTFRPSDTKLRDAFNVEIHKMKKSGELFRVLKRFGFTKAEMTTLTAKELCR, from the coding sequence ATGGCTCCACCACTGAGCAACCCCATCAAGACAGCGAGCGGCAGGACGGACGGAGGCAGACCGGGGCGCGCGCCCGGTCCGCCCCGGCGTGCGGTCCTGGCGTCCGCCGCCGCCATCGGCGCGGTCGGCGCCCTCGGCGCGGCGGGCTGCAGCCGCGTGCCCACCGGGGACACGCTGGCCCGCCTGAAGTCACAGGGCACGGTGCGGCTCGGCATCGCGGGCGAGGCACCGTACGGATACATCAACGACAAAGGGGACTTCACCGGCGAGGCGGTGGAGCTCGCGAAGATCATCTTCAAGCGCCTCGGCGTCGGCGACGTACAGCCCGTCGCGACCGACTTCAGCTCGCTGATCCCGGGCCTCAAGACACAGCAGTTCGATGTCGTGTCCGCCGGGATGTACATCAACAAAGAGCGCTGCCAGCAGGTGATCTTCTCCGATCCCGAGTACCAGATGCTCGACTCCTTCATCGTCCGTAAGGGCAACCCGATGGGCCTCCACTCGTACGCGGACGTCGTGAAGAAGAAGGCCAAGTTCGGCACCGGGACCGGTTACGCCGAGATCGCGTACGCGGTCGACGCCGGGTACAAGGAGAGCGACATCGTGATCCTCCAGGATCCGGTCGCGGGCCTGAACGCCGTCGAGGCCGGGCGCATCGACGTCTTCGGCGGGACCGCCCTGACGACCCGCGGCGTCGTGAAGAAGAGCCGCAAGGCCGAGGCGACCGACCCGTTCGCGCCGATCGTGGACGGCAAGAAGCACGTCGACGGCGGCGGCTTCACGTTCCGCCCCTCGGACACCAAGCTCCGCGACGCCTTCAACGTGGAGATCCACAAGATGAAGAAGAGCGGCGAGCTCTTCCGGGTGCTCAAGCGGTTCGGCTTCACCAAGGCCGAGATGACCACCCTGACCGCCAAGGAGCTGTGCCGATGA